In Phyllopteryx taeniolatus isolate TA_2022b chromosome 6, UOR_Ptae_1.2, whole genome shotgun sequence, one genomic interval encodes:
- the rbm12ba gene encoding RNA binding motif protein 12Ba isoform X2, giving the protein MERSVRVEGLDMEASAEDIRDFFARLHTTVGRVYILGGPQHEALIEFASGNDAQRAVHYSGRFLKGSKTSPDERRDPRTAPPPVADDVIQTSDKPGDPRTAPARSPTISSPPDHTEVLQTSDKPRDPKLYSHNAPNGSLQTFYKSNDPRTPPIVNAGPQMCDKPCDPRTTVASGYPQTCEESHEPRISSPIVPSDFLQTADKTPTPEVYKPFVPSLCPLRCDKPLYTAFSGPVESIQTSDESQARDPLRNAFLLGVCTVLESLQSYQSEQREVLPDLDRQEDSSAITPKTQVSMPGYVRLFGLPASTTKEDICSFFKGLKVEEVVVNMKLEHRHVCLVKFSRKQESVDALQFNNKYMGPICVEVRKATEMMWNLAIEECENAHAEKCERNSLTDLANRKHKLRSEDKCNPTKKPRLTGPSKEYIVKVCNLPLATTKTDLRRLFKCHEIARSKIQHLLDKNCNRTDTAFLIFNQKADYEYALTHDGLLVGSGHIEVSAISRGEMKEMQREKHWPKNTWKRTTHTGSEMLGKKLNPDTKTCLLVQNMPECMKESLIKKLAYKVATDDITILSDDGKASCTAMVQFKSLKLVSMACKLSQELLGESAIIKLITTTQMNNFANEGLH; this is encoded by the exons atggagcgcTCCGTGAGGGTCGAGGGGCTCGATATGGAGGCGAGCGCCGAGGACATCCGGGACTTTTTCGCCCGTTTGCACACAACCGTGGGCCGCGTCTACATCCTGGGAGGACCGCAGCACGAGGCATTGATTGAGTTCGCGTCCGGAAACGATGCTCAACGCGCAGTTCACTACAGCGGGCGTTTCCTGAAAGGCTCAAAG ACATCACCTGATGAACGTCGTGACCCGAGAACTGCACCACCACCTGTAGCCGACGACGTGATCCAGACTTCCGACAAGCCCGGTGATCCTAGAACTGCGCCAGCCCGTTCTCCCACAATTTCATCACCTCCTGATCACACTGAAGTTTTACAGACTTCCGACAAGCCCCGTGATCCCAAACTATATTCGCATAACGCTCCTAATGGGTCTTTGCAGACCTTCTATAAGTCAAATGATCCTCGAACACCCCCCATTGTCAATGCAGGTCCACAGATGTGTGATAAGCCATGCGATCCCAGAACAACCGTTGCCAGTGGGTATCCACAGACGTGTGAAGAGTCACACGAACCCAGAATTTCGTCACCTATTGTTCCGAGTGATTTTCTACAGACTGCTGATAAGACGCCAACCCCCGAGGTTTATAAACCTTTTGTTCCCAGTCTTTGTCCACTGAGATGTGACAAACCACTTTATACAGCTTTTTCCGGTCCTGTTGAGAGCATACAGACTTCTGATGAGTCACAGGCACGGGACCCTTTACGGAATGCGTTTCTTTTGGGGGTTTGTACTGTGTTGGAAAGTCTCCAGTCCTATCAAAGTGAACAGCGGGAGGTTTTGCCAGACCTTGACCGGCAAGAGGACAGCAGCGCAATTACACCAAAAACACAGGTATCGATGCCAGGCTACGTGAGGCTGTTTGGACTGCCAGCCTCGACCACAAAGGAGGACATTTGTTCTTTCTTCAAAGGGCTGAAGGTGGAGGAAGTCGTAGTAAACATGAAGTTGGAACACCGTCACGTGTGCCTCGTCAAGTTTTCCCGCAAGCAAGAGTCTGTTGATGCGCTGCAGTTTAACAACAAGTACATGGGGCCCATCTGTGTGGAGGTACGCAAAGCCACAGAGATGATGTGGAACCTAGCGATAGAAGAATGTGAAAATGCTCACGCAGAGAAGTGTGAGAGAAACTCCCTCACAGACTTGGCAAACCGCAAACATAAACTCAGGTCGGAGGACAAATGCAACCCCACGAAAAAACCCAGACTTACCGGTCCAAGTAAAGAGTATATTGTCAAGGTCTGCAATCTCCCTCTAGCGACAACTAAGACTGATTTAAGGAGATTGTTTAAATGTCATGAAATAGCAAGGTCAAAAATACAACATCTACTCGACAAGAATTGCAACAGAACAGACACAGCTTTTCTCATTTTCAACCAGAAGGCAGATTATGAATATGCACTGACGCATGATGGCTTGCTCGTTGGCTCAGGACACATAGAAGTGTCAGCAATAAGCAGAGGTGAGATGAAGGAAATGCAAAGGGAAAAACACTGGCCTAAGAACACTTGGAAGAGGACAACCCACACAGGAAGTGAGATGCTGGGAAAGAAACTGAATCCCGACACAAAAACATGCCTATTGGTTCAGAACATGCCTGAATGCATGAAGGAAAGCCTGATAAAAAAGCTTGCCTACAAAGTCGCAACAGACGATATAACTATTTTAAGTGACGATGGCAAAGCTTCTTGCACGGCCATGGTGCAGTTTAAATCATTGAAACTTGTTTCCATGGCCTGTAAACTCAGCCAAGAGTTGCTGGGAGAAAGCGCGATTATAAAGCTGATTACTACGACTCAAATGAACAACTTTGCCAACGAGGGACTGCATTAA
- the rbm12ba gene encoding RNA binding motif protein 12Ba isoform X1: protein MERSVRVEGLDMEASAEDIRDFFARLHTTVGRVYILGGPQHEALIEFASGNDAQRAVHYSGRFLKGSKVILHPSNISEVKRKLTYFWNKKNKRSLSESLPHVEERSLGPGVILPQTSPDERRDPRTAPPPVADDVIQTSDKPGDPRTAPARSPTISSPPDHTEVLQTSDKPRDPKLYSHNAPNGSLQTFYKSNDPRTPPIVNAGPQMCDKPCDPRTTVASGYPQTCEESHEPRISSPIVPSDFLQTADKTPTPEVYKPFVPSLCPLRCDKPLYTAFSGPVESIQTSDESQARDPLRNAFLLGVCTVLESLQSYQSEQREVLPDLDRQEDSSAITPKTQVSMPGYVRLFGLPASTTKEDICSFFKGLKVEEVVVNMKLEHRHVCLVKFSRKQESVDALQFNNKYMGPICVEVRKATEMMWNLAIEECENAHAEKCERNSLTDLANRKHKLRSEDKCNPTKKPRLTGPSKEYIVKVCNLPLATTKTDLRRLFKCHEIARSKIQHLLDKNCNRTDTAFLIFNQKADYEYALTHDGLLVGSGHIEVSAISRGEMKEMQREKHWPKNTWKRTTHTGSEMLGKKLNPDTKTCLLVQNMPECMKESLIKKLAYKVATDDITILSDDGKASCTAMVQFKSLKLVSMACKLSQELLGESAIIKLITTTQMNNFANEGLH, encoded by the coding sequence atggagcgcTCCGTGAGGGTCGAGGGGCTCGATATGGAGGCGAGCGCCGAGGACATCCGGGACTTTTTCGCCCGTTTGCACACAACCGTGGGCCGCGTCTACATCCTGGGAGGACCGCAGCACGAGGCATTGATTGAGTTCGCGTCCGGAAACGATGCTCAACGCGCAGTTCACTACAGCGGGCGTTTCCTGAAAGGCTCAAAGGTGATTTTACACCCGAGTAATATTTCAGAGGTGAAACGGAAACTAACGTACTTTTGGAATAAGAAGAACAAACGTTCCCTCAGTGAATCTCTGCCGCATGTCGAAGAAAGGTCCCTGGGACCTGGTGTTATTCTCCCACAGACATCACCTGATGAACGTCGTGACCCGAGAACTGCACCACCACCTGTAGCCGACGACGTGATCCAGACTTCCGACAAGCCCGGTGATCCTAGAACTGCGCCAGCCCGTTCTCCCACAATTTCATCACCTCCTGATCACACTGAAGTTTTACAGACTTCCGACAAGCCCCGTGATCCCAAACTATATTCGCATAACGCTCCTAATGGGTCTTTGCAGACCTTCTATAAGTCAAATGATCCTCGAACACCCCCCATTGTCAATGCAGGTCCACAGATGTGTGATAAGCCATGCGATCCCAGAACAACCGTTGCCAGTGGGTATCCACAGACGTGTGAAGAGTCACACGAACCCAGAATTTCGTCACCTATTGTTCCGAGTGATTTTCTACAGACTGCTGATAAGACGCCAACCCCCGAGGTTTATAAACCTTTTGTTCCCAGTCTTTGTCCACTGAGATGTGACAAACCACTTTATACAGCTTTTTCCGGTCCTGTTGAGAGCATACAGACTTCTGATGAGTCACAGGCACGGGACCCTTTACGGAATGCGTTTCTTTTGGGGGTTTGTACTGTGTTGGAAAGTCTCCAGTCCTATCAAAGTGAACAGCGGGAGGTTTTGCCAGACCTTGACCGGCAAGAGGACAGCAGCGCAATTACACCAAAAACACAGGTATCGATGCCAGGCTACGTGAGGCTGTTTGGACTGCCAGCCTCGACCACAAAGGAGGACATTTGTTCTTTCTTCAAAGGGCTGAAGGTGGAGGAAGTCGTAGTAAACATGAAGTTGGAACACCGTCACGTGTGCCTCGTCAAGTTTTCCCGCAAGCAAGAGTCTGTTGATGCGCTGCAGTTTAACAACAAGTACATGGGGCCCATCTGTGTGGAGGTACGCAAAGCCACAGAGATGATGTGGAACCTAGCGATAGAAGAATGTGAAAATGCTCACGCAGAGAAGTGTGAGAGAAACTCCCTCACAGACTTGGCAAACCGCAAACATAAACTCAGGTCGGAGGACAAATGCAACCCCACGAAAAAACCCAGACTTACCGGTCCAAGTAAAGAGTATATTGTCAAGGTCTGCAATCTCCCTCTAGCGACAACTAAGACTGATTTAAGGAGATTGTTTAAATGTCATGAAATAGCAAGGTCAAAAATACAACATCTACTCGACAAGAATTGCAACAGAACAGACACAGCTTTTCTCATTTTCAACCAGAAGGCAGATTATGAATATGCACTGACGCATGATGGCTTGCTCGTTGGCTCAGGACACATAGAAGTGTCAGCAATAAGCAGAGGTGAGATGAAGGAAATGCAAAGGGAAAAACACTGGCCTAAGAACACTTGGAAGAGGACAACCCACACAGGAAGTGAGATGCTGGGAAAGAAACTGAATCCCGACACAAAAACATGCCTATTGGTTCAGAACATGCCTGAATGCATGAAGGAAAGCCTGATAAAAAAGCTTGCCTACAAAGTCGCAACAGACGATATAACTATTTTAAGTGACGATGGCAAAGCTTCTTGCACGGCCATGGTGCAGTTTAAATCATTGAAACTTGTTTCCATGGCCTGTAAACTCAGCCAAGAGTTGCTGGGAGAAAGCGCGATTATAAAGCTGATTACTACGACTCAAATGAACAACTTTGCCAACGAGGGACTGCATTAA